The Thermoanaerobacterium sp. PSU-2 genome window below encodes:
- a CDS encoding DUF3854 domain-containing protein, with protein MTTARVLECNVQDNLQLLLSPLSMEDLKRSGLNEETIKKMGVRDATDVERNLTPFPQSTGYVIPYFDKDGNPIYDRLITGEKEQIPFFRIRYHQPPINSEGKQVKYAQPKDSGVHVYVLPEVWKIAKDTSKPLVIVEGEKKAAKAVQEGIPAIALGGVNNVRHGKYKIKPSEIGESKRGFITFTIKDAEAIQLLEEHVAPELLEFDWRQRTVYIVFDSDSSTGFPVKEQVQQAAFDFAFWLFKRGADVRQVILPPPEKEGKKVGLDDFLLTHTANDFWELAKQARFPIQPQLRSWLQRHLRKRGLNRDDYEMAATAIVADLDYEGRRYRDEADNRKFYYFDGKEKLLYEVDWTENANAFRVGEFAELITAKYGIGTADREVINRLSTVFIQGCPRVRIRKVSYVNEPPKVPTDVLYVQLSDSAVARVTKNTITLEDNGVDGVLFKKGIVKPAKIDFQNLPSQPKRLWRQVVDTLNLDSHSIFTDEEQRTLLEVLCYLSPLFRDWRGLELPVEMAIGEAGSGKSRFYYVRTGVLVGEIGVGVTPRDLQELRTFLASARGIYVFDNVRPGSLRNYREQFEEEIARAVTLKKIQYRPLYSNTDVTVKTDCTFAITATRLPIHASDLMERSLVFRFKKIPEGQKVDDWEWKVLYDNPGREALLTDMLVAAQRFFQLVDTKFEAYRRKSVRLEGFERALLLMAEALDESRQLLSTMESVVDKLPEVIRQTQYQADNALMVLREFAEQRRQEIEAGQKKPIFQLREITDWVLANSNGPSTIPYPFHNPQELAGYIREQEELVAEVTGIRVHRRDPNTTYYTC; from the coding sequence ATGACCACAGCGAGGGTACTGGAATGTAACGTTCAGGATAACTTACAGCTATTACTTTCACCACTTTCGATGGAAGACTTGAAGCGTAGCGGACTAAATGAAGAGACCATTAAGAAGATGGGTGTCAGGGATGCTACAGATGTAGAGAGAAACTTGACTCCTTTCCCACAAAGCACCGGCTACGTCATTCCGTATTTCGATAAGGACGGAAATCCCATTTATGACAGGCTCATTACTGGCGAAAAGGAGCAAATCCCTTTCTTCCGTATTCGCTACCATCAACCGCCTATCAATTCCGAAGGAAAACAGGTTAAGTACGCTCAGCCAAAGGACAGTGGCGTTCACGTCTATGTTCTGCCGGAAGTCTGGAAGATAGCCAAAGATACTTCTAAGCCTCTCGTCATAGTGGAGGGCGAAAAGAAAGCTGCGAAAGCAGTACAAGAAGGCATTCCCGCCATTGCCCTTGGTGGCGTCAATAACGTTAGGCACGGTAAGTACAAAATCAAGCCGAGCGAAATTGGAGAAAGCAAGAGAGGTTTTATCACTTTTACGATAAAGGATGCGGAGGCTATCCAGTTGCTGGAAGAACACGTAGCTCCAGAACTTCTCGAATTTGACTGGAGACAGCGGACAGTTTACATTGTCTTCGATAGTGATTCATCAACTGGCTTTCCAGTCAAGGAGCAAGTCCAGCAAGCCGCCTTTGATTTCGCTTTCTGGCTGTTCAAACGGGGTGCTGATGTAAGGCAGGTCATTCTGCCTCCTCCGGAAAAGGAAGGAAAAAAGGTTGGACTGGATGACTTCCTGCTTACCCACACCGCTAACGATTTTTGGGAATTGGCTAAACAGGCTCGATTTCCGATACAACCGCAACTGCGTAGCTGGCTGCAAAGACACTTAAGAAAACGAGGGCTAAACCGGGACGATTACGAAATGGCAGCCACAGCAATAGTAGCCGACCTAGATTATGAAGGACGGCGTTATCGTGATGAGGCGGATAACAGAAAGTTCTACTACTTCGATGGGAAAGAGAAACTTCTTTACGAAGTAGATTGGACTGAAAATGCAAATGCCTTCCGGGTTGGAGAGTTTGCGGAGCTAATCACAGCTAAATACGGTATTGGAACCGCCGATAGAGAGGTCATAAACCGGCTATCAACAGTTTTCATACAAGGCTGCCCTCGGGTGAGGATTCGTAAGGTTTCTTATGTGAACGAACCGCCGAAAGTACCAACGGACGTTCTATACGTTCAGCTTAGCGACTCGGCAGTTGCGAGGGTGACTAAGAATACTATCACTTTGGAGGATAACGGTGTTGACGGCGTGCTGTTCAAAAAAGGAATCGTTAAGCCAGCTAAGATAGACTTCCAGAACTTACCTTCACAACCAAAAAGGTTATGGCGTCAGGTAGTGGATACTCTCAACCTTGACAGTCATTCCATTTTTACAGATGAAGAACAAAGAACACTGCTTGAAGTCCTCTGCTACCTCTCTCCTCTTTTCCGGGACTGGAGAGGATTGGAGTTGCCAGTGGAAATGGCTATCGGTGAAGCTGGGTCAGGGAAATCTCGCTTTTACTACGTTCGGACAGGAGTTCTTGTTGGAGAGATAGGCGTTGGAGTCACTCCAAGGGACTTGCAAGAGTTGAGAACTTTCCTTGCCAGCGCCCGTGGGATTTACGTATTTGATAACGTCAGACCAGGCAGCTTGAGAAACTACCGGGAGCAATTCGAGGAAGAAATCGCCAGGGCTGTCACGCTAAAGAAAATTCAATACCGTCCTCTCTATTCCAACACAGACGTAACCGTTAAGACAGACTGCACTTTCGCTATTACTGCTACTCGTCTACCCATCCACGCTTCAGATTTGATGGAGCGGTCGTTAGTTTTCAGATTCAAAAAGATACCGGAAGGTCAAAAGGTAGACGACTGGGAGTGGAAGGTACTATACGACAACCCTGGTCGGGAAGCATTGCTAACTGATATGCTCGTTGCCGCTCAACGCTTCTTCCAGCTTGTCGATACAAAGTTTGAAGCCTACCGGCGTAAGAGTGTACGTCTTGAGGGTTTCGAGAGGGCACTGCTACTGATGGCAGAGGCTCTTGATGAAAGCAGGCAGCTACTCTCTACCATGGAGTCTGTTGTTGACAAGTTGCCAGAGGTGATACGGCAGACGCAGTACCAAGCAGATAACGCATTGATGGTTCTAAGGGAATTTGCGGAGCAGCGAAGACAAGAAATAGAAGCAGGACAGAAGAAACCAATTTTCCAGCTTAGAGAAATTACTGATTGGGTTCTGGCCAACTCCAATGGCCCAAGTACCATTCCGTATCCCTTCCATAATCCGCAGGAACTTGCTGGCTACATTCGGGAGCAGGAGGAGCTGGTAGCAGAAGTTACTGGAATTCGAGTTCACCGAAGAGACCCGAACACTACTTATTACACCTGCTAA
- a CDS encoding LuxR family transcriptional regulator, with translation MTKREVLKKVRDIIRCLEHQQTLPTDTCSVVAAKKLEMLVKEAPASLVYELSCIYSQLLHSGEDVGTVLNRLRKLLHSEGR, from the coding sequence ATGACCAAACGTGAAGTGCTCAAAAAAGTGCGAGACATCATTCGATGTCTGGAACACCAACAAACGCTGCCTACAGACACCTGTTCTGTGGTAGCCGCGAAGAAGCTGGAGATGCTCGTGAAAGAGGCTCCAGCTTCTCTAGTTTATGAGCTTTCCTGCATTTACAGCCAGCTTCTCCACTCCGGAGAGGACGTAGGCACTGTCCTCAACCGACTGAGAAAACTCCTGCATAGCGAAGGGAGGTGA